A single genomic interval of Chlorogloeopsis sp. ULAP01 harbors:
- a CDS encoding anti-sigma regulatory factor — translation MLSIMQQDHLTVKSELKLLNQVQQWFEQFCLQHLSKRGWSENQLYRLNLALAEGFTNAVRHAHQSLPSDTTIEIDVSLWIDRLEIRIWDHGKPFNPDAIAEPEPGTLQVGGYGWFLLRRLADQVVYERSGDDRNCLLIVKYA, via the coding sequence ATGCTTAGCATCATGCAGCAAGACCATCTGACGGTGAAAAGCGAACTTAAGCTTCTAAACCAGGTACAACAATGGTTTGAGCAATTTTGCTTACAACATTTGTCTAAGCGTGGGTGGTCAGAAAATCAACTATATCGTCTCAATTTAGCATTAGCAGAAGGTTTTACCAACGCTGTTCGTCATGCACATCAATCTTTACCATCAGACACTACCATTGAAATAGATGTTTCTTTGTGGATTGACAGACTCGAAATCAGAATCTGGGATCATGGAAAACCTTTTAATCCCGATGCGATCGCTGAACCTGAGCCAGGAACTCTGCAAGTAGGAGGATATGGATGGTTTCTTCTTCGTCGCTTGGCCGATCAAGTTGTTTACGAGCGTAGTGGAGATGATAGAAATTGTCTACTCATCGTCAAGTATGCTTGA
- a CDS encoding phosphoketolase, protein MTAISPKATSALPNFWEGIQYFGEALPEFEIYGATPAIESGKVAIADPKDPGAVYQTLLAADALRYLTLQITGSKASGHPGGFASQAEAYAALVMLGYKNIITEVGHHAPGFYSAMFLDRSLEEMGIYTVQQLRDRFREKHGLLGHLSGYIPGILAPAGPLGQGQHFAMAAALLHKDKLFPFTLGDGGLGEPYIMSSMAHFHTAYPGVTNFLPVLVWNGYSQEHHSMVSIKTNEEMMAYWHGNGFEEVVLVDAKDFDDKNQPGNYVDGTAFTFEQRLAFTKAVLMGVDEAARSALSGKLTVFIIKQLKGAGVHARGAKSHNLYPKDTLDAPHIVNALKERALPHEAWQLVRTNCERAGGGSAAKTVVTEFELPLPELGELPLEEYHVGGEPKVATTAMGRLVAKVGQIDRNFLVTNADGNEASGIANINQALKIIHPTSDELYNQEPGGQVYEPLSEDACAGLAVGLSLMGARSLWCSYESFAINGLPIWQTVTQAMAELRRSTPSTITLFTAGALEQGRNGWTHQRPEIEAYFAAMMRNGNVFPLFPPDANSIQICYDWALTTKNKGIVITASKSPLPIRTNFNMTRQGLRDGAVVLQEVPGDKKVVFAVIGDMTLMPVFEAAAFLETEGIGVKIVSVINPRRLYRPDDTAWDACAEPDDGFIDDEKFAELFDGDALIGVTGGAAGMLEPVMLRSTCKRDTFAWRRGETTASAGELMAFNGLTAEALTKRAIELVH, encoded by the coding sequence ATGACAGCAATTTCCCCAAAGGCAACTTCAGCGCTTCCCAACTTTTGGGAAGGAATTCAATATTTTGGTGAAGCGTTACCGGAATTTGAGATTTATGGTGCAACTCCTGCGATCGAATCAGGTAAGGTAGCGATCGCCGATCCAAAAGATCCAGGGGCAGTGTATCAAACTTTGCTGGCTGCGGATGCCTTACGTTATTTGACACTGCAAATTACTGGCAGTAAAGCTTCTGGACACCCTGGCGGTTTTGCCAGCCAAGCAGAAGCCTATGCAGCACTAGTAATGCTTGGTTATAAAAATATCATCACCGAGGTGGGACACCACGCACCTGGCTTTTACAGTGCCATGTTCTTGGATCGTTCTTTAGAGGAGATGGGCATATACACAGTCCAACAATTGCGCGATCGCTTTCGGGAGAAGCATGGGCTGTTAGGACACCTCTCCGGTTATATTCCCGGTATTCTCGCACCAGCAGGGCCTTTGGGACAAGGACAGCACTTTGCTATGGCAGCTGCACTGTTGCACAAAGACAAGCTATTTCCTTTTACCCTTGGTGACGGTGGATTGGGTGAACCCTACATCATGAGTTCAATGGCACACTTCCACACCGCCTATCCTGGTGTTACTAACTTTTTGCCAGTGCTGGTGTGGAACGGTTACAGCCAAGAACACCACAGCATGGTTTCCATCAAAACCAATGAAGAAATGATGGCATACTGGCACGGCAATGGTTTTGAAGAAGTCGTGCTAGTAGATGCTAAAGACTTTGACGACAAAAACCAACCAGGCAATTACGTTGATGGTACTGCATTTACCTTTGAGCAACGGCTAGCTTTTACCAAAGCAGTATTAATGGGTGTAGATGAAGCAGCGCGATCGGCTTTGAGTGGTAAACTAACCGTATTCATCATCAAACAACTCAAGGGTGCAGGCGTTCACGCTAGAGGAGCAAAATCTCACAACCTTTATCCCAAAGATACCCTTGATGCACCCCACATTGTAAATGCGCTAAAAGAACGCGCTTTGCCCCATGAAGCTTGGCAACTGGTAAGAACAAACTGTGAACGTGCAGGGGGCGGCTCGGCAGCGAAGACAGTTGTCACAGAATTTGAATTACCTTTACCAGAATTAGGCGAATTACCCTTAGAAGAATATCACGTTGGTGGCGAGCCAAAAGTTGCTACCACCGCAATGGGACGTTTGGTGGCAAAAGTTGGACAAATAGACAGAAACTTCCTCGTCACTAACGCCGACGGTAACGAAGCATCGGGGATTGCCAACATTAACCAAGCACTCAAAATTATCCACCCTACCAGCGACGAGTTATACAATCAAGAACCAGGTGGACAAGTTTACGAACCCCTGAGTGAAGATGCTTGTGCGGGGTTAGCGGTTGGTTTATCGTTAATGGGTGCGAGAAGTTTGTGGTGTTCTTACGAATCTTTTGCTATTAACGGTTTACCAATCTGGCAAACAGTCACGCAAGCAATGGCAGAATTGCGGCGTTCTACTCCTTCTACAATTACTTTATTCACCGCAGGTGCGCTAGAACAAGGACGTAATGGCTGGACACACCAACGTCCGGAAATTGAAGCTTATTTTGCTGCTATGATGCGCAATGGCAATGTGTTTCCATTGTTCCCACCCGATGCGAACAGTATTCAAATCTGTTACGACTGGGCGCTGACAACAAAGAATAAAGGAATTGTCATTACTGCAAGTAAATCACCACTGCCAATTCGTACAAATTTTAATATGACTCGTCAAGGTTTGCGCGATGGTGCAGTAGTGTTGCAAGAAGTTCCCGGCGATAAAAAAGTTGTGTTTGCCGTAATTGGCGACATGACATTAATGCCTGTATTTGAAGCCGCTGCTTTTTTGGAAACAGAAGGTATTGGGGTGAAGATAGTTTCTGTTATTAATCCTCGGCGTTTATATCGCCCTGATGATACAGCTTGGGATGCCTGTGCTGAACCTGATGATGGTTTTATAGATGATGAAAAATTCGCTGAATTGTTTGATGGCGATGCATTAATTGGTGTAACTGGTGGTGCAGCAGGGATGCTGGAACCAGTGATGTTGCGGAGTACTTGTAAGCGTGATACCTTTGCGTGGAGGCGTGGGGAGACAACGGCAAGTGCTGGTGAGTTAATGGCGTTTAATGGATTGACTGCGGAGGCTTTAACTAAGCGGGCGATCGAGTTAGTGCATTAG
- the tnpA gene encoding IS200/IS605 family transposase, translating into MQRNFTQLYLHCVWGTWDRLPLVTADIQNIIYNAIAKECRELECTLIAIGGIENHVHLLTNFPPTLTISELIGKAKGSSSHLITHEIKPDSFFKWQGGYGAFTVSHQNIDQVANYIRNQAQHHSQKTLISDWEM; encoded by the coding sequence ATGCAAAGAAATTTTACGCAATTATATTTGCATTGTGTTTGGGGAACTTGGGATAGATTACCGTTAGTCACAGCAGATATTCAAAATATTATTTATAATGCTATTGCTAAAGAATGCCGAGAATTAGAATGCACATTAATAGCTATTGGTGGTATTGAAAATCACGTACATCTTTTAACCAATTTTCCACCAACTTTAACTATATCTGAATTAATAGGAAAAGCTAAAGGCAGTTCTTCCCACCTAATTACTCATGAAATTAAACCTGATAGCTTTTTTAAATGGCAAGGTGGTTATGGTGCATTCACCGTTAGCCATCAAAATATCGACCAAGTAGCAAATTATATTAGAAATCAAGCCCAACATCATAGCCAAAAAACTCTAATTTCCGATTGGGAAATGTAA
- a CDS encoding type II toxin-antitoxin system HicB family antitoxin — protein MKLQVIFTFALKYQGYVAEVPELPGCVSQSKTLDEAIENIKDAIRGYLYVQQKHGKPYIAKESHDALA, from the coding sequence ATGAAATTACAAGTAATTTTCACATTCGCTCTAAAATACCAAGGTTATGTCGCCGAAGTGCCTGAACTCCCAGGCTGTGTTAGCCAAAGCAAAACTCTAGATGAGGCAATTGAAAATATTAAAGATGCCATCAGGGGATATCTTTACGTCCAACAAAAGCACGGCAAACCCTATATTGCTAAGGAATCACATGATGCTTTGGCATGA
- a CDS encoding YebC/PmpR family DNA-binding transcriptional regulator, giving the protein MAGHSKWANIKRQKAVIDAKKGKTFTQLSRAIIVAARSGIPDPAGNFQLRTAIDKAKAAGIPNDNIERAIAKGAGTFEGDGSQLEAIRYEGYGPGGVAILIEALTDNRNRTAADLRTAFSKNGGNLGETGCVSWMFDQKGVCTVEGIEDEEQLLEAALEGGAESYEMTEDKTAEVFSEVKNLESLNQSLREKGFQVADAELRWIPSNNVEVSDPEQARSLLKLIDTLKGLDDVQNVTANFEMSEQLMTVSMS; this is encoded by the coding sequence ATGGCAGGACATAGTAAGTGGGCAAATATTAAACGCCAAAAGGCTGTAATAGATGCCAAAAAGGGTAAGACATTCACTCAACTGTCGCGTGCGATTATCGTTGCTGCCAGAAGCGGCATCCCAGATCCAGCAGGGAATTTTCAACTACGCACAGCGATAGATAAGGCAAAAGCAGCTGGCATACCCAATGACAATATAGAAAGAGCGATCGCTAAAGGAGCAGGTACTTTTGAAGGTGATGGTTCTCAACTAGAAGCAATTCGCTACGAAGGTTATGGTCCTGGAGGAGTTGCTATCTTAATAGAAGCCTTGACAGATAATCGCAATCGTACTGCTGCTGACTTGCGTACTGCCTTTAGTAAAAATGGTGGTAATCTCGGTGAAACTGGATGTGTAAGCTGGATGTTCGACCAAAAAGGCGTTTGTACCGTTGAGGGAATAGAAGACGAAGAGCAGCTTCTAGAAGCAGCCCTAGAGGGTGGTGCCGAGTCTTATGAAATGACAGAGGATAAAACAGCAGAAGTGTTCTCTGAGGTGAAAAATTTAGAGAGCCTCAACCAAAGCTTGAGAGAAAAAGGTTTTCAGGTGGCTGATGCCGAGCTGCGTTGGATTCCCAGTAATAACGTAGAAGTCTCCGATCCAGAACAGGCGCGATCGCTTCTCAAGTTAATTGATACTCTAAAGGGCTTGGATGACGTGCAAAATGTCACGGCTAATTTTGAAATGTCAGAACAGCTCATGACTGTGAGTATGAGTTGA
- a CDS encoding cupin has translation MSMRGIEIRQLESIKGGMVEFFTPQASHETMLVQIPAGAIDELFVHKSQTDQLLVVRGQFVLVTLVNKKYQYIALSEDNPAVVKIPPGVMHGAINFSSEPCFIVNAVLRHRATQQQDYIPRRRPFPYDLAAAEAALRELEVTNRIKIFY, from the coding sequence ATGAGTATGAGGGGAATTGAAATCCGTCAGTTGGAATCGATTAAAGGGGGAATGGTTGAGTTTTTCACTCCTCAAGCCAGTCATGAAACCATGCTGGTGCAGATTCCCGCAGGTGCGATCGACGAATTATTTGTACACAAATCGCAAACCGATCAATTACTGGTAGTCAGAGGTCAGTTTGTACTTGTTACTCTAGTTAATAAAAAATATCAGTATATTGCATTAAGCGAAGACAACCCGGCTGTAGTCAAGATTCCTCCGGGAGTCATGCACGGAGCAATTAATTTCAGTTCCGAACCGTGTTTTATCGTTAATGCTGTGCTGCGTCACAGAGCAACTCAACAACAGGATTATATTCCTCGTCGCCGACCATTTCCTTATGATTTGGCAGCAGCAGAGGCAGCCTTGAGGGAGTTAGAAGTGACAAACCGAATCAAGATTTTCTATTAA
- a CDS encoding glucose-6-phosphate isomerase: MDATALWQRYQKWLYFHQGLGFYLDVSRMRFDDAFVKDLQPKFEKAFADMAELEKGAIANPDENRMVGHYWLRNPDLAPTPELTQEIVSTIEQIEVFAEKIHTGAIHPPKAPRFTDIISIGIGGSALGPEFVAQALSPDFPPLAIHFIDNTDPAGIDRILTHVRNRLASTLVLVISKSGGTPEPRNGMIEVKKAYAGQNLDFANYAIAITMPGSHLDEVAKSENWLARFPMYDWVGGRTSEMSAVGFVPAALQGINIREMLEGAKEMDDATRVPDLKNNPAALLALSWYYAGNGRGEKDMVVLPYKDSLLLFSRYLQQLVMESLGKEKDLDGNVVHQGIAVYGNKGSTDQHAYVQQLREGVANFFVTFIEVLEDRNSPSPEIEPGITSGDYLSGFLQGTRQALYENHRDSITVTIPQVNSRTVGALIALYDRAVGLYASLVNINAYHQPGVEAGKKAAAAILELQKRVLEVLQSTKTPLSLAEIAQKAGTTDQIESIYIILRHLHANGRGVVLQGNLGQPNTLKVALG, encoded by the coding sequence ATGGACGCGACGGCACTTTGGCAACGATACCAGAAATGGCTATATTTCCATCAAGGATTAGGATTTTATCTGGACGTAAGCCGGATGCGGTTTGACGATGCCTTCGTGAAAGACTTGCAGCCAAAGTTTGAGAAGGCTTTTGCGGATATGGCGGAACTTGAGAAGGGGGCGATCGCCAACCCTGACGAAAACCGCATGGTTGGACACTACTGGCTGAGAAATCCGGATCTCGCTCCTACTCCAGAACTGACGCAAGAAATTGTCAGCACAATCGAGCAAATTGAAGTATTTGCTGAAAAAATCCACACAGGGGCAATTCATCCGCCGAAAGCACCCCGTTTCACCGATATTATCTCAATTGGCATTGGCGGTTCTGCCCTCGGCCCTGAATTTGTTGCCCAAGCCTTAAGCCCAGACTTTCCACCACTGGCGATCCACTTTATTGACAACACCGATCCCGCAGGTATTGATCGCATTTTGACTCATGTACGTAATCGACTAGCTAGCACTTTGGTATTGGTAATTTCCAAATCAGGAGGTACGCCAGAACCACGCAACGGCATGATAGAAGTCAAAAAAGCCTATGCTGGGCAAAACTTAGATTTTGCTAATTATGCGATCGCCATTACCATGCCCGGTAGTCATCTAGACGAAGTCGCCAAATCAGAAAACTGGTTGGCAAGGTTTCCAATGTACGATTGGGTGGGTGGGCGCACCTCAGAAATGTCTGCCGTGGGGTTTGTACCAGCAGCATTACAAGGCATAAATATCCGCGAGATGCTTGAGGGTGCTAAAGAAATGGATGATGCCACCCGTGTCCCTGATCTCAAAAATAACCCGGCAGCATTATTAGCTTTGTCTTGGTATTACGCTGGCAATGGACGGGGCGAAAAAGACATGGTTGTCCTACCTTATAAAGACAGCCTACTTTTATTTAGCCGCTACTTGCAACAGTTGGTGATGGAATCTTTGGGTAAAGAAAAAGACTTAGACGGTAACGTTGTCCATCAAGGCATCGCCGTGTATGGCAATAAAGGCTCAACTGACCAACACGCTTACGTCCAACAGTTACGTGAGGGTGTGGCAAATTTCTTCGTTACCTTCATCGAAGTTTTAGAAGACCGTAACAGTCCATCTCCAGAAATCGAACCAGGAATCACCTCAGGCGATTATCTTTCTGGTTTTTTGCAAGGAACCCGACAAGCATTGTATGAAAATCACCGCGATTCGATTACAGTTACCATTCCTCAAGTTAATTCCCGCACTGTCGGAGCTTTAATTGCTTTATACGATCGCGCTGTTGGTTTGTATGCCAGCTTAGTCAACATCAATGCTTACCATCAACCAGGAGTAGAAGCTGGCAAAAAAGCTGCCGCGGCCATTCTCGAATTGCAAAAACGAGTACTGGAAGTCCTACAATCAACCAAAACACCCCTTTCTTTGGCAGAAATTGCTCAAAAAGCTGGTACCACCGACCAAATTGAGTCAATTTACATCATTCTCCGTCATCTCCACGCCAATGGGCGCGGTGTAGTCTTGCAAGGCAATCTTGGTCAACCCAATACTCTTAAAGTTGCCCTCGGTTGA
- a CDS encoding cytotoxic translational repressor of toxin-antitoxin stability system, whose amino-acid sequence MEVRYARSFLIDLKNLESAAYQRIYNFVFFEFIDKGLLYYLPEMRQVDSDGIFYRLTMDNYLIGIEQRGEIVKFLRVIPMPDV is encoded by the coding sequence ATGGAAGTGCGTTACGCACGGTCTTTTTTAATAGACCTCAAGAATTTAGAGTCGGCTGCTTATCAGCGGATTTATAACTTTGTGTTTTTTGAATTTATAGACAAGGGGCTACTGTATTACCTACCAGAAATGCGGCAGGTCGATAGCGATGGTATTTTTTACCGCTTGACTATGGATAATTACTTAATCGGTATAGAACAAAGAGGTGAAATTGTGAAATTTCTGCGAGTCATACCAATGCCAGATGTTTAG
- a CDS encoding branched-chain amino acid ABC transporter permease produces the protein MIQYLVFLAISTSIFALFALGLNLQWGFTGLINFGHVVFLTLGAYTTVLLSLKGVPLLLAAAIGAVVAALLGLLIGFATLRLREDYLAIVTIGVGELIRLIVNNQDLPVGDTWISGAFGIQSYPIPLVTLQPNLFVKLIMIGLLTLCASITFYWLWRWIRPKSASLGVDSPKRVGKKPEFILRLVIGGLLGLLSAVIYISGVITLYDYDPKAGLMLLSLLVLAFVFWRLEVLVRSPWGRVLKAIREDEEVPKALGKNVFWYKLQSFMLGGAIAGIAGALFAWQLSAIYPDNFQPQLTFDAWIMVILGGSGNNIGTILGAVIYFAYDTLTREFLPRIFTNLSSDQLGAFRIMVIGLILMVLMIWRPQGILGKKEELTLGK, from the coding sequence ATGATTCAATATCTCGTTTTTTTAGCAATTTCTACATCTATTTTTGCTTTGTTTGCTTTAGGACTGAATTTACAATGGGGTTTTACAGGCTTAATTAACTTTGGTCATGTGGTATTCCTAACCTTAGGAGCATACACAACAGTATTGTTAAGTTTAAAGGGTGTTCCCTTACTTTTGGCGGCGGCGATTGGTGCAGTTGTAGCAGCTTTATTGGGCTTGTTAATTGGTTTTGCAACTTTACGCTTGCGGGAAGATTACCTGGCAATTGTCACTATCGGTGTTGGAGAGCTAATTCGTTTAATAGTTAATAACCAGGATTTACCCGTAGGTGACACTTGGATATCTGGGGCGTTCGGTATACAAAGCTATCCCATTCCACTAGTCACTTTGCAACCCAATTTGTTTGTCAAGTTAATAATGATCGGGCTGTTGACGCTTTGCGCAAGTATAACTTTTTATTGGCTGTGGCGTTGGATTCGTCCCAAAAGTGCATCATTGGGAGTTGATTCACCTAAACGAGTAGGTAAAAAGCCAGAATTTATTTTGCGTTTGGTAATTGGAGGTTTGCTGGGGTTACTGTCAGCAGTAATTTATATTTCAGGAGTTATTACCCTGTATGATTACGATCCGAAGGCAGGTTTGATGCTGTTATCGCTGTTGGTATTGGCATTTGTGTTCTGGCGACTGGAAGTTTTGGTGCGATCGCCTTGGGGACGAGTCCTCAAAGCAATCCGCGAAGATGAAGAGGTTCCTAAAGCACTGGGTAAAAATGTCTTTTGGTACAAATTGCAATCTTTTATGTTGGGTGGCGCGATCGCTGGTATTGCTGGTGCTTTGTTTGCCTGGCAACTCAGTGCTATTTACCCTGATAATTTTCAACCGCAACTAACATTTGATGCTTGGATTATGGTGATATTGGGAGGTTCTGGTAATAATATCGGCACCATTCTTGGCGCAGTAATTTATTTTGCTTACGACACCTTGACTCGTGAATTCTTACCTAGAATTTTTACCAACCTTTCCTCCGATCAGCTGGGTGCATTTCGCATTATGGTAATAGGACTGATCTTGATGGTACTAATGATTTGGCGTCCTCAAGGTATTTTAGGCAAAAAGGAGGAGCTTACCCTTGGTAAATAA
- a CDS encoding ABC transporter ATP-binding protein has translation MVNNDSSQLPLLAASGLCKSFGGIKAVQDAEIQVPASSITGLIGPNGAGKTTLFNLLSSFIRPDKGRVIFDGEQIQHLQPHQIAQQGLVRTFQVARALSRLSVLENLMLAAQKQTGENFWQVQFQPHVVAKEEKQHRERAMLILESVGLAHKAHDYAGGLSGGQRKLLEIGRALMTNPKLILLDEPAAGVNPRLIDEICDRIVNWNKTGMTFLIIEHNMDVIMSLCDRVWVLAEGQNLAHGTPQEIQSNAKVLEAYLGQ, from the coding sequence TTGGTAAATAACGACTCATCCCAACTTCCTTTATTAGCTGCAAGTGGACTTTGCAAAAGCTTTGGCGGTATTAAGGCGGTGCAAGATGCCGAAATTCAAGTGCCAGCTAGCAGTATAACTGGTTTGATCGGCCCTAATGGTGCTGGCAAAACAACTTTATTTAATTTATTGTCTAGTTTTATCCGTCCCGATAAAGGACGAGTAATTTTTGACGGTGAACAAATTCAGCACTTGCAGCCTCATCAAATCGCCCAGCAAGGTTTAGTACGTACATTCCAAGTTGCCCGTGCTCTCTCGCGGTTGTCGGTATTAGAAAATTTGATGCTGGCAGCCCAAAAACAAACTGGCGAGAACTTTTGGCAGGTGCAATTCCAACCCCATGTGGTTGCTAAAGAAGAAAAGCAACATCGAGAACGGGCAATGTTGATTTTAGAATCGGTAGGTTTGGCGCATAAAGCCCACGATTACGCTGGTGGTTTGTCTGGTGGACAACGCAAGCTACTGGAAATAGGCAGGGCGCTGATGACTAACCCCAAGTTAATTTTATTGGATGAACCTGCGGCTGGCGTTAATCCTAGATTAATTGATGAGATATGCGATCGCATTGTCAACTGGAATAAAACAGGTATGACTTTTCTGATTATTGAACACAATATGGATGTGATTATGTCGCTGTGCGATCGCGTTTGGGTACTTGCCGAAGGTCAAAATTTGGCTCATGGTACACCACAGGAAATTCAGTCCAATGCCAAAGTTTTAGAGGCTTATTTGGGACAATAA
- a CDS encoding metalloregulator ArsR/SmtB family transcription factor, with amino-acid sequence MKTEQFQILLRFLKALADESRLKILSILANQECSVEELAVLLQLKEPTVSHHLARLKEVHLVTMRPEGNTRLYQLDSGTLQSVSKEILTPENIASWVEDVDTEAWENKILQTYIEGEHLKEIPTSRKKRLVILNWLANKFEVGVRYPERMVDNIIKRYHPDFANIKRELIDNQFMQRENELYWRSP; translated from the coding sequence ATGAAGACGGAACAATTTCAGATCTTGCTACGTTTTTTGAAAGCTTTAGCGGATGAGAGCCGATTAAAAATTTTGAGTATTCTAGCTAATCAAGAGTGCAGTGTTGAAGAATTGGCAGTATTACTGCAATTAAAAGAGCCGACAGTATCCCATCATTTAGCAAGACTAAAAGAAGTACATTTAGTAACTATGCGTCCTGAAGGTAATACTCGTCTGTACCAACTAGATAGTGGAACTTTGCAAAGCGTCAGCAAGGAAATTTTAACACCAGAAAATATAGCTTCTTGGGTTGAGGATGTAGATACAGAAGCATGGGAAAACAAAATACTCCAAACTTATATAGAGGGAGAGCATCTCAAAGAAATTCCTACTAGCCGCAAAAAACGCTTGGTAATTCTGAATTGGTTAGCGAATAAATTTGAAGTGGGGGTTAGGTATCCAGAACGTATGGTTGATAATATTATCAAACGCTACCACCCTGATTTTGCCAACATTAAGCGGGAGTTAATTGATAACCAGTTTATGCAACGAGAAAACGAGCTTTACTGGCGTTCTCCATGA
- a CDS encoding glutathione S-transferase family protein, translating into MQDKNLKNQQTINKGKSLPSGLIVRSGKLVWTTLWQIMMSRLAPRNKSGEYIRPASQFRNFISTDVSNLYQPQAGRYRLYVGLGCPWAHRTLVVRSLKGLEDAIAVSIVSPSPNEGIWILNQEEEGCRTLPELYKLAAPAYKGRATVPLLWDMQNQAIVNNESSEIIVMLNSQFNEFATNPTPDLYPETLREQIDSWNEKIYHTVNNGVYRCGFAQTQAAYDKACKELFATLDEIDTVLKTSRYLCGDRVTLADVRLFTTLFRFDIVYYGLFKCNRHRIQDYQNLGAYLRDLYQLPGVASTCDLESVKRDYYGNLFPLNPGGIIPYGPDITSLMEPHHRESIGKEIGDR; encoded by the coding sequence GTGCAGGACAAAAATTTGAAAAATCAACAAACCATAAACAAGGGTAAGTCACTGCCTTCTGGGTTGATTGTTCGTTCGGGAAAACTTGTGTGGACAACTCTCTGGCAAATTATGATGTCGAGGCTTGCCCCCCGTAACAAGTCAGGAGAATACATCCGCCCCGCAAGTCAGTTTCGGAATTTTATCAGTACAGATGTTAGCAACTTATACCAACCACAAGCAGGACGCTATCGCCTTTATGTCGGTTTAGGGTGTCCATGGGCGCACAGAACTCTAGTTGTGCGATCGCTCAAAGGACTAGAAGATGCCATTGCTGTCAGCATCGTGTCTCCTTCCCCAAACGAAGGCATCTGGATTCTCAACCAAGAGGAAGAAGGTTGCCGCACTCTTCCCGAATTGTATAAATTAGCGGCACCCGCTTACAAAGGACGCGCTACCGTTCCCCTACTCTGGGATATGCAAAATCAGGCGATCGTGAACAACGAAAGCTCAGAAATCATCGTTATGTTAAACTCCCAGTTCAACGAGTTTGCAACCAATCCTACGCCCGATCTCTATCCAGAGACACTGCGGGAGCAAATTGACAGTTGGAACGAAAAAATTTATCACACGGTAAATAACGGCGTTTATCGTTGCGGCTTTGCCCAAACTCAAGCAGCATACGATAAAGCATGCAAGGAGTTATTCGCCACCTTAGACGAAATTGATACAGTACTCAAAACAAGTCGATATCTTTGTGGAGACAGGGTAACGCTAGCAGATGTACGTTTGTTTACCACTCTGTTTCGTTTTGATATCGTTTATTACGGACTCTTTAAGTGCAATCGCCACAGAATTCAGGACTATCAGAATTTAGGGGCTTACTTGCGTGACTTATACCAGTTGCCAGGAGTTGCTAGCACCTGCGATTTAGAAAGTGTGAAGCGAGACTATTACGGCAACCTTTTCCCACTAAATCCAGGTGGAATTATTCCTTATGGCCCTGATATTACTAGCCTAATGGAACCACATCACCGTGAAAGCATCGGCAAGGAAATAGGGGACAGGTGA
- a CDS encoding Dps family protein, producing the protein MRPLNIGLSEEQRNGVINLLNKDLSDAYLLVVKTKKYHWDVVGPQFRSLHEIWEEQYQQLTENIDAIAERVRALGGYPIGTMEGFLKNGTIKEHGGDVPTATGMVARLVDDHEQVIRNLREHIDQCSEEFHDEGTADFLTGLMEGHEEMAWMLRSFIEGQAIEADGSQPATERKTPVGV; encoded by the coding sequence ATGCGTCCACTCAATATTGGCTTAAGTGAAGAACAACGTAATGGTGTAATTAATTTGTTGAACAAAGACTTGTCAGATGCTTATCTGTTGGTAGTCAAAACGAAAAAGTACCACTGGGATGTAGTTGGGCCTCAGTTCCGCAGTCTGCATGAGATTTGGGAAGAACAATACCAACAACTGACTGAAAATATCGATGCTATAGCTGAACGGGTTCGTGCTTTGGGTGGTTATCCCATTGGCACAATGGAAGGATTTTTGAAGAATGGCACCATCAAAGAGCATGGTGGTGATGTCCCCACAGCAACTGGAATGGTAGCTCGATTGGTAGACGATCACGAGCAAGTAATTCGCAATCTTCGTGAGCATATAGATCAGTGTTCTGAAGAGTTCCATGATGAAGGAACTGCTGATTTCTTAACTGGACTGATGGAAGGACACGAAGAGATGGCTTGGATGCTGCGCTCCTTTATTGAAGGACAAGCCATAGAAGCAGATGGTTCTCAACCAGCAACTGAAAGAAAAACCCCTGTAGGTGTTTAA